A window of the Bacillus andreraoultii genome harbors these coding sequences:
- the hfq gene encoding RNA chaperone Hfq: protein MKQPINIQDQFLNQLRKENILVTVYLTNGFQIRGLVRGFDNFTVLFETDGKQQLVFKHAISTFSPSRNIQIDFE, encoded by the coding sequence ATGAAACAACCAATTAATATTCAAGACCAATTTTTGAACCAATTACGTAAAGAAAATATTTTAGTAACTGTCTATTTAACAAACGGGTTTCAAATTCGTGGATTAGTTCGTGGATTCGATAATTTCACCGTACTCTTTGAAACGGATGGAAAACAACAATTAGTGTTTAAACATGCAATTTCTACATTCTCTCCTTCTAGAAATATACAGATTGATTTTGAATAA
- a CDS encoding ImmA/IrrE family metallo-endopeptidase: MRVFNYEKRNRFIFINDNLCIEQQKFECSRELGHTALHTKFNNKKEYAHA; the protein is encoded by the coding sequence TTGAGGGTTTTTAATTACGAGAAAAGAAATCGCTTTATTTTTATAAACGATAATCTGTGTATTGAGCAACAAAAGTTTGAATGTTCTCGCGAGTTGGGACATACTGCGCTTCACACAAAGTTCAATAATAAAAAAGAATACGCTCACGCTTGA
- the mutL gene encoding DNA mismatch repair endonuclease MutL, which produces MGKIIQLDEILSNKIAAGEVVERPASVVKELVENAIDAKSTMIDVEIEEAGLQKIRVIDNGAGIEPEDVPLAFERHATSKIKDENDLFRIRTLGFRGEALPSIASVAKVELITSTGNGPGSRLVIEGGTKVILEPAPSRKGTDFTVSDLFFNTPARLKYLKTIHTELGNITDVMNRLALAHPEVAMKLIHNGRILLQTTGNGDSRQVLASIYGINIVKKMIPIQGESLDFKIDGYISLPEVTRASRNYISTMVNGRFIKNYTIANAVISGYHTLLPIGRFPIVFLNITMDPVLVDVNVHPAKLEVRLSKEKELGELITRSIQQAFKKETLIPDGASPKLEKPKSEQITMTLDHLPQKKLGIEKQGFINKGNQSTRSTLTQDERQVASLLLDSLVNNNPNTSFHHVHEKAIPIFPDEQDKATDCTNEEQNRKGELSLQTSHDTDVIDNELEETTVFDEETQMNSISKSKSPRVPPMYPIGQMHGTYIFAENENGLYIIDQHAAQERIKYEYFKEKIGEVTNNLQELLIPLTLQFSNDEYIKLEENLEELKKVGLFLEPFGLNTFIVRNHPQWFPHGEEEQTIQEIIEQVLEMKKVDLKKLREETAIMMSCKGSIKANHRLRHDEIQELLDTLRMTSDPFTCPHGRPIIIHFSTYEMEKMFKRVM; this is translated from the coding sequence ATGGGTAAAATTATTCAATTAGATGAAATACTGTCTAATAAGATTGCAGCTGGTGAAGTAGTCGAACGTCCGGCATCAGTCGTAAAAGAATTAGTTGAAAATGCAATTGATGCGAAAAGTACGATGATAGATGTAGAAATCGAAGAGGCAGGTTTGCAAAAAATTCGTGTTATTGATAATGGTGCAGGTATTGAACCTGAAGATGTTCCCCTTGCATTTGAACGACATGCGACAAGTAAAATAAAAGATGAAAATGATTTATTTCGAATTCGGACACTTGGCTTCCGTGGTGAGGCCTTGCCAAGTATTGCTTCTGTCGCAAAAGTGGAACTTATTACAAGCACTGGTAATGGTCCAGGAAGTCGTCTTGTTATTGAAGGTGGAACAAAGGTAATACTCGAACCTGCACCAAGTCGAAAAGGAACTGATTTTACTGTCTCTGATTTGTTTTTTAATACACCTGCTCGGTTAAAATATTTAAAAACAATCCATACAGAGTTAGGGAATATTACGGATGTAATGAACCGGCTTGCATTAGCACATCCAGAGGTTGCGATGAAACTTATTCATAATGGCCGCATATTACTACAGACAACGGGAAATGGTGACTCTAGGCAAGTGTTGGCAAGCATTTATGGGATAAATATTGTTAAAAAAATGATACCGATACAAGGAGAATCATTGGACTTTAAGATTGATGGTTATATTTCTTTACCAGAAGTAACACGAGCTTCGAGAAATTATATTTCCACGATGGTGAACGGTAGATTTATAAAAAACTATACAATCGCAAATGCGGTTATATCGGGATATCATACTTTACTTCCTATTGGTCGGTTTCCAATTGTCTTTCTAAATATAACAATGGATCCAGTGCTTGTCGACGTCAATGTACATCCTGCGAAATTAGAAGTTCGATTAAGTAAGGAAAAAGAATTAGGGGAACTCATCACTCGTTCAATACAACAAGCATTTAAAAAGGAAACACTTATTCCAGATGGTGCATCTCCAAAACTAGAAAAACCGAAGTCTGAACAAATTACGATGACGTTAGATCATCTTCCTCAAAAGAAATTGGGAATCGAGAAACAAGGATTTATAAATAAAGGTAACCAATCAACCCGTTCTACGCTGACGCAAGATGAAAGACAAGTTGCGAGTCTTTTACTAGATTCATTAGTAAATAATAATCCGAACACAAGTTTCCATCATGTTCATGAAAAAGCCATTCCAATTTTCCCAGATGAACAAGACAAAGCAACGGACTGTACCAATGAGGAACAGAATCGAAAGGGAGAATTGTCACTTCAAACTAGTCATGATACCGACGTAATTGATAATGAATTGGAAGAAACGACCGTATTTGACGAAGAAACGCAAATGAATTCTATTTCAAAAAGTAAGTCACCTCGCGTTCCACCAATGTATCCGATTGGGCAAATGCATGGCACGTATATTTTTGCGGAAAATGAAAATGGTTTATACATTATTGATCAACATGCAGCACAGGAACGAATTAAATATGAGTATTTCAAAGAAAAAATCGGAGAAGTGACAAATAATTTACAAGAATTACTCATACCACTCACTCTCCAATTTTCAAATGATGAGTATATTAAATTAGAAGAAAACTTAGAAGAATTGAAGAAAGTTGGACTATTTCTTGAACCGTTTGGATTAAATACTTTTATTGTACGGAATCACCCACAATGGTTTCCACACGGTGAAGAGGAGCAAACAATTCAAGAAATTATTGAGCAAGTTTTAGAAATGAAGAAAGTTGATTTGAAAAAGTTGCGAGAAGAAACGGCAATTATGATGAGCTGTAAAGGATCAATCAAAGCGAATCATCGGTTACGCCACGATGAAATACAGGAATTACTAGATACATTAAGAATGACAAGTGATCCTTTTACATGTCCACACGGAAGACCAATCATCATTCATTTTTCAACATATGAAATGGAGAAAATGTTTAAGCGGGTTATGTAA
- the hflX gene encoding GTPase HflX encodes MGNSKEKVIIVGCQLLDKDDFRFENSMNELASLTNTANGEVVLRVTQKRDKPDTSTYIGKGKVEELRHLIEEFEAEVIIFNSELTPSQLRNLTNQLQIKIIDRTQLILDIFAGRAKSREGKLQVELAQLEYLLPRLIGQGTELSRLGGGIGTRGPGETKLETDRRHIRNRIDDIKKQLAIIVEHRKRYRARRKQNNTYQISLIGYTNAGKSTLFNRLTNADSYEENKLFATLDPLTRKMILPSGYTVLLSDTVGFIEDLPTTLIAAFRSTLEEVAEADLLLHVIDSSNPNYFQHEQTVNKILEHLEAEKIPQLILYNKKDEVHPNFVPTAKEELLQISAFNKYDREEIKRKIEGIMMQEMESYEVQLPSTAGKILARLKEETILRELKFSEDDETYSCKGYIFTYHPLNGELKKLSYGDGE; translated from the coding sequence ATGGGAAACAGTAAAGAAAAGGTCATTATCGTTGGGTGTCAGTTGTTAGATAAAGATGATTTTCGTTTTGAAAACTCGATGAATGAATTGGCATCCTTGACAAATACAGCGAACGGTGAAGTTGTTCTTCGGGTTACGCAAAAACGAGATAAACCAGACACTTCGACATATATAGGTAAAGGGAAAGTGGAAGAACTTCGCCATTTAATTGAAGAGTTTGAAGCAGAAGTTATCATTTTTAATAGTGAGCTAACTCCAAGCCAATTACGTAATTTGACAAATCAATTACAAATTAAGATTATTGACCGGACACAACTTATTCTTGATATATTTGCAGGTCGAGCAAAATCTCGTGAAGGTAAGCTACAAGTAGAACTTGCACAATTAGAATATTTGTTACCACGGCTTATCGGACAAGGAACAGAATTATCGCGACTTGGAGGTGGGATTGGTACTCGTGGACCTGGTGAGACAAAGTTAGAAACTGACCGTAGACATATACGTAATCGAATCGATGATATAAAGAAACAATTAGCAATCATTGTTGAACATCGGAAAAGGTATCGCGCGCGAAGAAAACAGAACAATACATATCAAATTTCCCTTATTGGCTATACGAATGCAGGGAAATCGACTCTTTTTAATCGTTTAACAAATGCAGATTCTTATGAGGAAAATAAATTGTTTGCAACGCTCGATCCATTAACAAGGAAGATGATTTTGCCTAGTGGTTATACAGTGCTTTTAAGTGACACGGTAGGATTTATTGAAGATTTACCAACAACACTCATTGCTGCTTTTCGTTCGACATTAGAAGAAGTTGCTGAAGCTGACCTTTTGCTTCATGTCATCGACTCTTCAAACCCTAATTATTTTCAACACGAACAAACCGTGAACAAAATTCTTGAACATTTAGAGGCAGAAAAAATACCACAACTCATTTTATATAATAAAAAGGATGAAGTTCATCCGAATTTCGTACCAACAGCTAAAGAAGAGTTATTACAAATTAGTGCTTTTAATAAGTATGATCGGGAAGAAATTAAACGAAAAATCGAAGGAATCATGATGCAAGAAATGGAATCTTATGAAGTACAATTACCGTCAACAGCAGGAAAGATTCTAGCGAGGTTAAAAGAAGAAACCATACTAAGGGAATTAAAGTTTTCAGAAGATGACGAAACATATAGTTGTAAGGGGTATATTTTTACATATCATCCTTTAAATGGAGAATTAAAGAAATTGTCTTATGGAGATGGAGAATGA
- a CDS encoding methionine gamma-lyase family protein, giving the protein MIQEVEKKIKTIHEEIDSIVERNQFRVLQSFQKNEVSDSHFTPSTGYGYDDIGRDTLEKVYADYFGTEAALVRPQIISGTHAISTCLFGVLRPGDELLYITGKPYDTLEEIVGVRGSGNGNLKEFGIGYQHVDLTNEGRPDFSKIQNAIKSNTRVIGIQRSKGYANRPSFTIDDIKEMISVVKEMKNDVIVFVDNCYGEFVEELEPTHVGADLMAGSLIKNPGAGIVKTGGYIVGKQKWVDQCAYRLTAPGLGQEAGASLYSLLEMYQGFFLAPHVVGQALKGAIFTAAMLEQVGLNTNPSWDARRTDLIQSVQFDDKERMIAFCQAIQFASPVNSKFTPYPSDMPGYEDEVIMAAGTFIQGASIELSADGPIRPPYIAYIQGGLTYEHVKIAICVALDSLIKKGLITF; this is encoded by the coding sequence ATGATTCAAGAAGTAGAAAAAAAGATAAAAACAATTCATGAAGAGATCGATTCGATTGTTGAAAGAAATCAATTTCGGGTGTTACAAAGCTTTCAAAAAAATGAAGTGAGTGATTCCCATTTTACCCCTTCAACTGGGTATGGTTACGATGATATTGGTCGAGATACGTTAGAAAAAGTATATGCTGATTATTTTGGAACAGAAGCGGCTTTAGTTAGACCACAAATTATATCAGGTACTCATGCGATTTCAACGTGTTTATTCGGTGTTTTAAGACCTGGAGACGAGTTACTATATATTACTGGAAAACCTTACGATACGTTAGAGGAAATTGTAGGTGTTCGCGGTTCTGGAAATGGGAATTTAAAAGAGTTTGGAATTGGTTACCAACATGTTGATTTAACGAATGAAGGAAGACCTGATTTTTCAAAGATACAAAATGCGATCAAATCTAACACAAGAGTGATTGGAATACAACGTTCAAAAGGTTATGCAAATCGTCCTTCTTTTACAATTGATGATATAAAAGAAATGATCTCGGTTGTTAAAGAAATGAAGAATGATGTCATTGTTTTTGTTGACAATTGTTATGGGGAATTTGTTGAAGAGTTGGAACCAACACATGTCGGGGCAGACCTTATGGCTGGGTCATTAATAAAAAATCCTGGAGCAGGAATTGTAAAAACAGGTGGCTATATTGTCGGTAAGCAAAAATGGGTTGACCAATGTGCCTATCGACTAACTGCTCCCGGATTAGGACAAGAAGCAGGCGCATCCTTATACAGTTTGTTAGAAATGTATCAAGGATTTTTCCTTGCACCACATGTTGTTGGTCAGGCTTTAAAAGGTGCAATTTTTACTGCAGCAATGTTAGAGCAAGTTGGGCTCAATACGAATCCTTCATGGGATGCAAGACGAACTGATTTAATTCAATCTGTTCAATTTGATGATAAAGAGCGGATGATTGCTTTCTGTCAAGCGATTCAATTTGCATCTCCTGTTAACTCGAAATTCACACCATATCCAAGTGATATGCCTGGTTATGAAGACGAAGTCATTATGGCTGCGGGTACATTTATACAAGGAGCTAGTATTGAGTTATCTGCTGATGGACCTATTCGACCTCCATATATCGCCTATATTCAGGGTGGATTAACGTATGAACATGTAAAGATTGCTATTTGCGTTGCGTTAGACAGTTTAATTAAAAAAGGATTAATAACCTTTTAA
- the spoVK gene encoding stage V sporulation protein K, with product MDQPIRIKNKGQISITLNRKTRVEPIHEPKGFIKKERTEEHEILKEIEDELSSLVGLDDVKSVIKEIYAWIIVNKKREESGLKAGKQVLHMMFKGNPGTGKTTVARLIGKLFQKVGVLSKGHLIECERADLVGEYIGHTAQKTRDLIKKALGGILFIDEAYSLGRGGEKDFGKEAIDTLVKHMEDKQHEFVLILAGYSREMDQFLALNPGLESRFPIIIEFPDYSVDQLMEIGKMMMRDKEYVFSDDAERKLRDHLLFARSSFIKNRFSNGRYVRNIIEKSIRTQAMRLLVNNQFDHHELLTIRSQDLTFPHEH from the coding sequence TTGGATCAACCGATTCGAATAAAGAATAAAGGTCAAATTAGTATTACTTTAAATCGCAAAACGAGAGTTGAACCAATTCATGAACCAAAAGGTTTTATAAAGAAAGAACGGACAGAAGAGCATGAAATATTAAAAGAAATTGAGGATGAGTTGAGTAGCCTTGTTGGTCTCGATGATGTGAAGAGTGTTATTAAAGAAATATATGCATGGATTATTGTCAATAAAAAGCGGGAAGAAAGTGGACTGAAAGCTGGGAAACAAGTACTGCATATGATGTTTAAAGGAAATCCAGGTACCGGTAAAACAACGGTTGCACGGTTGATTGGAAAACTGTTTCAAAAAGTAGGTGTCCTGTCAAAAGGCCATTTAATTGAATGTGAACGGGCAGACTTAGTCGGTGAATATATTGGTCATACTGCTCAAAAAACCCGAGATTTAATAAAAAAGGCATTAGGTGGCATTCTCTTTATTGACGAGGCCTATTCATTAGGTCGTGGAGGGGAAAAGGATTTCGGCAAAGAAGCGATTGACACACTCGTAAAACATATGGAAGATAAACAACATGAATTTGTATTAATACTTGCAGGATACTCCCGAGAAATGGATCAGTTTCTTGCGTTGAATCCCGGATTGGAGTCTCGTTTTCCAATAATTATTGAATTTCCTGATTACTCTGTTGATCAGTTAATGGAGATTGGTAAAATGATGATGAGAGATAAAGAATATGTATTCAGTGATGATGCCGAAAGAAAGTTACGGGATCATTTACTATTTGCAAGATCTTCGTTCATAAAAAATCGTTTCTCTAATGGTCGATATGTGAGAAACATTATTGAAAAATCAATTCGCACACAAGCAATGAGATTATTAGTGAATAATCAATTTGATCATCATGAATTACTAACTATACGGAGTCAAGATTTAACGTTCCCTCATGAACATTAA
- a CDS encoding MerR family transcriptional regulator: MELTELSARQIRYYEEHQLVVPQRSKGNQRLFSLNDIDKLLEIKDLLEQGINIAGIKKIFSMNDVEYENKEMKKEKNEEISEDELREMLRNELLTNQRLKHGHLRQGDLYRFF; this comes from the coding sequence ATGGAATTAACAGAACTATCCGCTAGACAAATTAGATACTATGAAGAGCATCAACTAGTTGTTCCACAACGATCCAAAGGAAATCAGCGGCTATTTTCGTTAAATGATATCGACAAATTACTTGAAATAAAAGATCTACTTGAACAAGGAATTAATATTGCAGGAATTAAGAAGATTTTTTCAATGAACGATGTCGAATACGAAAACAAAGAAATGAAAAAAGAAAAAAACGAAGAAATATCTGAAGACGAACTAAGAGAAATGTTAAGAAATGAGTTACTAACAAATCAACGGTTAAAACACGGTCATTTACGACAAGGTGACTTATATCGTTTTTTTTAA
- a CDS encoding helix-turn-helix domain-containing protein, which yields MSTLGERLKLARERTGLKQTQVKERTNINNKTLSGYENNVSEPDSATLAVLAELYGVSYKWLITGDGSMIETSNTSSDKDEKDIAKRMEKIKNDLSADGGLSFFGEPLSDEAKESLLEAMEYAVKQAQRINKKYIPKKYKDND from the coding sequence ATGTCTACTTTGGGGGAACGATTAAAGTTAGCTCGAGAAAGAACTGGATTAAAGCAGACTCAGGTTAAAGAAAGAACAAATATAAATAATAAAACTTTAAGTGGATATGAAAATAATGTCAGTGAACCGGATTCTGCTACATTGGCCGTTCTTGCTGAACTTTATGGAGTATCCTATAAATGGTTGATAACCGGAGATGGTTCTATGATAGAAACATCCAACACTTCAAGCGATAAAGATGAAAAAGATATAGCCAAACGAATGGAAAAGATAAAAAATGACTTGTCAGCAGATGGAGGACTAAGTTTCTTTGGCGAACCTCTTTCAGATGAAGCTAAAGAGTCATTGTTAGAAGCTATGGAATATGCTGTAAAACAAGCTCAAAGAATTAATAAAAAGTACATTCCTAAAAAATATAAAGATAACGACTAG
- a CDS encoding Ltp family lipoprotein, whose product MVIIIIAAAVGGGEDEKQTVSNNNDATTSKVSDNQSVEKEKPKKEDDVPSEYKNALKKAESYAKTMYMSKSAIYEQLTSEHGEKFSTEAAEYAMSELEFDWKESALKKAKSYSDTMYMSKQGIYEQLISKQGEKFTEDEAKYAIDNLKADFKKNALEKAKSYQETMSMSPDAIRDQLTSEHGEQFTQEEADYAIENLDK is encoded by the coding sequence ATTGTTATAATTATTATTGCCGCTGCTGTTGGAGGCGGAGAAGATGAGAAACAAACAGTAAGTAATAATAATGATGCAACCACAAGTAAAGTAAGCGATAATCAATCCGTAGAAAAAGAGAAACCAAAAAAAGAAGATGATGTTCCAAGCGAATATAAAAATGCTTTAAAAAAGGCTGAATCATACGCAAAAACTATGTACATGTCCAAAAGCGCTATTTATGAACAATTAACTTCAGAACATGGCGAAAAGTTTTCTACAGAAGCAGCCGAGTATGCAATGAGTGAACTCGAATTTGATTGGAAAGAAAGTGCATTGAAAAAGGCTAAATCCTATTCAGATACCATGTACATGTCAAAACAAGGAATCTATGAACAACTTATTTCTAAACAAGGTGAAAAGTTTACTGAAGATGAGGCAAAATATGCAATTGATAATTTGAAAGCTGATTTTAAGAAAAATGCATTAGAGAAAGCAAAAAGTTATCAGGAAACAATGAGTATGTCACCAGATGCTATAAGAGACCAATTGACTTCTGAACACGGAGAACAATTCACTCAAGAAGAAGCTGATTATGCAATCGAGAATTTAGATAAATAA
- the miaA gene encoding tRNA (adenosine(37)-N6)-dimethylallyltransferase MiaA produces MEEKEKLLCIIGPTAVGKTKLSLDLAKKFNGEIISGDSMQIYRGMDIGTAKITKEEMAGIPHHLIDIKDPKESFSVYEFQQLVRKKITDISNRNRLPIIVGGTGLYIQSVIYDYQFSNSGKDEKIRVQLEERSKLEGIEILYEQLKQVDPQAAEQIHPNNVRRVIRALEIYLSTGITMTEFKAKQQKTLLYDVALVGLTMEREKLYHRINERVNQMVQLGLIDEVKKLYDQGLKHAQATQAIGYKELFTAFDGEVSFEDAITTLKQNTRHFAKRQLTWFRNKMPVEWFDMTDPLDYEKNLQKISRYVAGMLNFKANT; encoded by the coding sequence TTGGAGGAAAAGGAGAAATTACTTTGTATTATCGGTCCTACCGCTGTTGGAAAAACAAAATTGAGTCTTGACTTAGCTAAAAAATTTAATGGAGAAATTATTAGTGGGGACTCAATGCAAATATACAGAGGAATGGATATCGGGACAGCTAAAATTACGAAAGAAGAAATGGCTGGTATCCCACACCATTTAATTGATATTAAAGATCCGAAAGAATCATTTTCAGTATATGAATTTCAACAATTAGTTCGAAAAAAAATTACCGATATCTCCAATAGAAACCGCTTGCCAATTATTGTTGGAGGAACCGGTCTTTATATTCAATCGGTTATTTATGATTATCAATTTTCTAATAGTGGAAAAGACGAAAAAATCAGAGTTCAGCTAGAAGAAAGATCAAAACTCGAAGGGATAGAAATTTTATATGAACAGTTAAAACAAGTTGATCCACAGGCAGCTGAACAAATACATCCGAATAATGTGCGTAGAGTTATTCGGGCATTAGAAATATATTTATCTACTGGTATAACGATGACCGAGTTCAAAGCAAAACAACAGAAAACGTTATTATATGATGTTGCACTTGTTGGTTTAACAATGGAACGTGAAAAACTATATCATCGCATAAATGAACGAGTAAACCAAATGGTTCAACTTGGTTTAATTGATGAGGTAAAAAAACTATATGATCAAGGATTGAAACATGCTCAAGCAACACAAGCAATTGGTTATAAAGAACTATTTACTGCTTTCGACGGGGAAGTTTCCTTTGAAGATGCGATAACTACTTTGAAACAAAACACACGTCATTTTGCGAAAAGGCAACTAACATGGTTCCGTAATAAAATGCCAGTTGAGTGGTTTGATATGACAGATCCACTTGATTATGAAAAAAATTTACAAAAAATTTCTCGCTATGTTGCAGGAATGCTAAATTTTAAGGCGAATACATAA